CCCCAGTTCTGGCCCCACATGCACTCTACTTAGTTCACCTGCCTTGCTCCTGCCTCTTGGGGATCTTGCTTTGCTTAGAGAAGGTgatgggtggggcaggggagaaaggCTGAGACcccccaggaggagggagggagatgcacaCGCACAGATCCCGAGACTCGGCCGCAAAGATGGGTGAAGGCAGGTGGGTGTGCAACAGAACGCTCCTTGCCTGAGCAGATTCTCAAAAGTTTCTGGACCATCCAAGCCCTCATCCTGAAGCCATGGGAGCAGGTAGGTCAATTCCTAGGAGGCACTTCATCATATCCACCTCACGTTCTCATCCCAGCTCCCTTCCTCCATCTCTACCAGTACTGCCATTCTTCTGTGGTACCAGCCTTTACCCAAGCCCTGCACACTTGTATAAGCCCCCTCCCTTGGGGCCTGGATCCTTACTTCCATcactgagatgggggggggcaagatctgGAGGAAAGAAACTACTTGACCCAGGGCTGGCCTGCAAATGCCCAGCAGGTTTGTCTGCCCCCTCGGGTTTCGCCATCAGCTGCTGGAAAGAGGGAGCCCAGCTCATCCATCGGAGAAGAGGGTGCTCTTCCGCACTGCCCCCCAAACCCTCACGCTTTGTCTGTGCTCAGCGGCCCACAGGAGACGGCTTCCGAAAAGGCACTGATCTGTGAACATGGCTCGGTTGCTCCCCTTCCACCACTGCGCTGCCTTGAGGCCCCCGAAGAGACAGAGGCGAGGCGGAGGCCCCCCAACCAGAGGAAAACAGGAATCTCTCTCAAGGGGACCCTGAACCATCCGAGGTTTTATCGAAACCTGGCTGGCGGGACAGAACGTTCCAGAAGATCCCGAGCAAAGCTGCTTTTGTGCTGCCACGCCGGCCGCCATCTTGACAGGGCCAGCCCCTGAGTTTGGTACAGGCAAGTCCTCTGCGAGGCAATCCTGAATAATGCAGCGGAACCAAGCCCAGCTTGTTCCTCCGCCTGCTGCGCCTCAGCTGCGAACGCCACTCAGCCTTCTTTGGGCTCCTGCGTGGGCCTCCTTCCTCCATGGCCCAGAGACCCCTGCCCTCACGTCTCGAAGGCCACAGAGCTGCCACGGCCAACGCCCCATGTCCCTAAGCTGCCCGGCGACGAGGCCACGGTTCCCTCAGTGTTTCTGGGTTCTAGACAGGGGAGGCTGAAATCCCCGTTCCGGGGGCTTTTGTCGGACAGGCAGGGTCACGGATGCAGCAAGTACTTCTCCTCGTTCCCCCTGTCGTCCGTCTCAGAAGAAGGGCTCTGGTCGGGGCAAGATGGTGTCCGGCAGGCCTTAcagaggatgaggaagaggatgaggatgaggaaAGCGATGAAGCAGTTGAAGACAATAGCAATGACTGCCCCGGTGGAGAGGCCTGCCCCCATCCTGAGTCAGGGCACAGCTAAGAGAGGCAGGCCGTGACACTGCTTACGCAGCTGGCAGGCTCCCTCCGAAGACGGGCCTGCGCCGTcgcttctgcttctctccttccccctcccttgaaCCATGAAACGCTCCTTCCTACCCCTGGGCTGTGCTGCCAGAGGCCCACATGGCTTTGCCCCCGGTGGAAAAACCACAGCCCCACTTTCTAAGCAAGCGCCGTCAACGCGCCACATGCCACTCCTCTTTGTGCGACAAGGACTGGCTTCGAATCCACCGAGGTCATCCTGCGAAACGGCGGCAACTCGCTCTCCCTGTTGGGTGGGTTCTGCTGCAGACGCTGTCCAAAACTGCAAAGGTCCGGTTTGATGGCGGTGCTCGAGAAGAGTCCCCCCCCGAGGCAGAGAGCAGGGGCCAACGGAGGTCACGGCTGCTTCTGTTCCCGCATCGGCATCCCTGCAATAACAGAAAAGCCCGTGGCATCATTAGGAAAGGATGGAGCTTCTCCCACACCAACACCCATCCCACCGTGGCAGGCGCAGGTTTCCCCACACCGTGAAGCTGCATTTGGCAAAAATCTCACCTCCCGAGTCTCACACAGAACCCAGAACGGCATGTGCCCCCATTGCACACACTCTCCTGCCCCTCTGGGATCTCACAcgcctgccccctccctgccccaaacaCACCTCCCTCAGATGCGTGTCTTCCTTGCCTCCCCCCTTGAAAACCCCACCACCCCCTCTAAGCAGTCTTTCTCCATCCTGTCTCTTTGTCTCCCACCACATTTAAGCCACAGTGCGGCCCTCTACTTCCCCCCGTGGCCCCCAGGAGCCACCCACTCGCGCAGGGGCGACACTGGGGTCCTGCTGCCCTTTCTCTACAATGTCTCCCTTCTCCACGGTTCCCACAAGGCCAAAATGTGGGCCGTTCGGAGTGCGCTGACTTTCTTGCCTTAGGCAAatccccgtggaacgccctcctatcagatgtcaaggagataagcgaCGACACAagacacaacttttagaagacatctgaaggcagccctgtatcgggaagtttttatgtctggtgttatgtttttgtatgtgttggaagccgctcagagtggctggggcaacccagccagatggctggggtaataataataataataataataataataataataataataataataaatcatctcATGGTTGAGGAGGAAATGCTTAGAGCCTCTGGGCGGCATTGGATGAATGCCTGAAACCCCAAGAGAGCCTTGAGTTCGAGTTAGGACGGGCATAAGAGCCTCACCCCCTCATTGCTTCCacactcttccctcccccctgcccagTGGCTCCCATTAACAGACAAACTGGAACCTcgcctttcctcttcccccaaacACCTGGAATCCATCAAACCTCAAAAATGACAACTGAATTATGCAATTGAAATACCCATGGCAgtgacggggggtgggggtggggtgtctccATGCTGGTGTTGCGACCTGTTTTAAAGGGGCTGGATGCTGAGGAGCTTCTCACGCAAAGGCAGCCGGGGGCCTCAGCTGGCACAGCAAGGCAAGGCCAGAACTGCCAGATAGCTGAGAACACAGAGCCATCGCCTAGGAAATATCACCCCCGGCTACTCAGAGGAGGCCATTCATTCACCAGGGACAAGTGCAGCCTTTGTTCTCCTTCAGATAGCCAGGGTCAGATTCTGCAAGGTGCTGAACCCCATCCCTACCTCCCTTCCCAGCCTCCCGCCGGTTGGAAAACTTGCACCCAGGAAACCCTTCAGCCAGGAGCGACTGGGGTTTAACAGAATCATCGCACTGGGAAGGAGAGTTGGAAACACAAGCCTCACGGCCGCCAAACAAAACTCTCCTTTTAGGAAAGGCAAGGCACTGATCAGGAACATCTTGCAAAACAGCTGAGGAATCGTGAACTTCCAAGAAGTTACGACTGTCTCCACGGAGCTGAGCATTGTCGGCTAAGCATCTGGCAGTGAATTAAAAACAGAGGGTGACTTCTGAGCGAACGCAGATGCGCCCCGAATCCAGTTAGCGGAGCAGAATGCAAAAGCCCTGCCAGGAGGGCCTTCCCACCCCAATGGGGTGCCCTCCAGGGGCTTTGAGAATCCCCGCTCCCACCAGTCAGTGTGGCCAATGCcctcggggatgatgggagttgtagtctaacagcacCCTTGCCAAAATGGGGCAGCACTGGGAAGGCGCATTAAACATCCCATGGGCACGCTATCCATTTTCCCTTTTGGGGGCACTGTGGGGCAACATCATGGGCTCAGCTCGCCTTGGTCCCCACCAGGGACAGAGCACAGAGGTGGGGCGGGCTCTCATCTGAGTGCCCCAAAGTCTCTTGCGGACTCAGTCTCAGTTACATAAGCAGAAGCAAGCTCGCCGCGAAGAGGAGATCCCGCTTCGCAGGCCCATCTTTGGCAGCCAAATCCCTTCCGAGCGGCTGAGCCTGCTTTGGGCTGCTTTTTGGAGCAGCTGACACTTTGCTCCAGCCCCAGGGCTGCCACTGCAGCAGAAGCTTCCACCACATTTCGTGTCTCGGGGGATCAGTGCAGCCCGTGACCTTAAAGGaacccagccacacacacacacacacacacacacacactccagcccaAATGGCAATCACTGGGCCTCCCTCTCGCATCCTCCTCCCAACCTAGGAAGACGCTGCCTTAAGAGCAGTTTGCCTGCCTCTCTTGAAAAGGGGCAGCTTAGAAACCTCCAGAAGAGACAGTTTCAGACCAAACAACTCCGCAGTGGCCttggagcagtgtttctcaacctttttttgggccatggcacacttgttccgtgaaaaaaatcacgaggcacaccaccattaaaaaagttaaaaaatttaactctgtgccgccctatattgactataattatgactgtaagaaacacttgccaattgctgtgttggttgcaatctcctgtaataaggcttcacaagccgtccggcgggtcagagctgtatattggcggccgccaggctcgtttgcactgagctttgggaaagaggaggagaaatattgctttccggcgggtcagtgttgtgtattggcggccgccaggcatgtgacaatgcaaatcgcccttctcgtcgccgcacgtcgcggcacaccagccagcgtctcgcggcacactagtgtgccgcggaacagcggttgagaaacgctgccttggAGGGCACTTTCAAAAGGGATGGCAAAGGGAGCAGAAAAGCAGAAGCTGGGTGACCAGGGGGCTGGGACATGGAATCGtagcactgtagagttggaagggcccccaagggtcatccagcccaacccccggACAAACACAGGTGTCACAACTCTCACAAGGGAAGGTGACAAAGCTGAGAGCGTTTTAGCTTAGGAAAGAGGGAACTAAGGGAGAAAATGATGGAGGGGCACAAAATTATGCAcagtgggggaaagggaaaagagaaacatttttctccctcctaATATATACAAGAAATAATAATTTCTGCCAACTTGGAGGGCTGCAAAGGGAGATTAGACAAACTTACGGAAGAGGAGTAGGAAGAAGCttccagtggctactagccatgagggcTGAGCAATACGCCCAGCCACAGTGGCTGTGTGCCTCTGAAATAGCAGTTTCTGGGGGACTTGTGCAttagagtcaacagtgtgatgcagcagctaaaaaagccaatgcaattctgggctgcatcaatcggagtatagcatctagatctagggaagtaatagtaccactgtattctgctctggtcagacctcacctggaatactgtgtccagttctgggcaccacagttcaagaaggatactaacaaactggaacgtgtccagaagagggcaaccaaaatggtcaaaggcctggaaacgatgccttatgaggaacggcttagggagctgggtatgtttagcctggagaagagaaggggtgatatgatagccatgttcaaatatatgaaaggatgtcacatggaggagggagaaagattgttttctgctgctccagagaagcggacacggagcaatggattcaaactacaagaaagaagattccacctaaacattaggaagaacttcctgacagtaagagctgttcgacagtggaatttgctgccaaggagtgtggtggagtctcctcctttggaggtctttaagcagaggcttgacaggcatatgtcaagaatgctttgatggtgtttcctgcttggcagggggttggactagatggcccttgtggtctcttccaactctatgtttctatgattctatgattctagagtaGGGCCCCTCTCAAGTCTGGCTTCTGGCTCCCTGGAAGCAGCTCGTTGGGCCCCATGGAAAACAAActgctgggctagataggcctttggcctgatccatcgcCAGGGTTTCCCTTACATTTCTATGGCCTTCATCCTTCTGTCTCCTCCAACAGGAGGAGGTAGGCCAAGTTTGCAAAGCAGAGCAGGGGAAGCTGGGCCTGGAGAAACGATTCCGTCACTCTGGAAAACATTCCTCCCTCTCCGTTAAAATAAAACTCTCATTCCAGACCCAAACTGAGCCTGACAAACACACCCGCCACCAGCTCCCTGAAGCCAGAGGCCCTGCACCAGTTAGAAAGTTTTCAGGCAAGATTTGGGCAGTTTCTGGATTTCATTATCTGAGCCCAGCCGGGTGCTCGCAACAGAGCAGGCAAGGTTGGAGGAACAGGCTGGCCAAGATCAGCAGTCTTCTCGCCTCCATCCCATAATCCCCCTGGAGCCAGGGGCAGCAAGTGAGGCTCTGCTGTGCGTGCTTTACCGCAAGAAATAATTGTTGCTGTCCAAAGGGTACAAGCAGTTCCTGTGGCCCAAGGGAACAGACCTCAGGACTAGGGAAAGCTGTTTCCGAAGTCCAGCTCTGGAGCAAAACTCACCGTTTGGTCTCGGACACCAGAACATCTCAGCCTCAATCCAGAAACAAGAATTAGTAGGACCAAGAAGACCCTCCCTAGTCTTCGTCCCCAACCTTCAGAAAGACAATCCCAGGAAAAAACAGCTGCAGCTTGTTAGGCTTTGAAACTGAAGCGTGAAAATCGTTTCTTGAAGCCAGCGCATGTGGAAGTTGAATGGGAAAATGTCTCCTGAACTAGCAGTTGTTTGGGTCTTCCTTGCACGGCTGTGGGTGGAGATGCCTGCTCAGGGGTGCTGTTTTGGCGCCTGAAACAATACAAGGCTGGAAAATCCCCTGGAGCCGTTGGGTGTGCTGAACGATAGTAAGGAAAAGGGCCTGGCTGAAGTCCTTCTGCACAAGAGTGCAGCAACGATGCCGGCAGGCACTGCCTTAACCAGGCAGGCAACTCCCAGAGTGCCCTGTGTTCAAAAGCAGAGCTGCAACATGCTCCCCAACATTAGTCTGTTCCTCAGCAGGTGCCGAGACCAGAGACGGGTTTCCCAGGAAATTCTGAACTGGataattccggggggggggggaaccctatgcAAATGAGGGTTATTTGCATCACCCTAGAGATGCACACATATATAATTTAGCGCTTTATTTTGCTTGTATTTAGAAGGTCTAGCCCCTTTTTGTACACTAGGCTTGGCTCTGGTTACTCATGGCTGAGGAATACGGGGCAAGGACCTGCCTTGAACAACACCCAGAATTATTCTCGGTATTCGCAATCCCGGAGCCCCAGCCAACCATTCCCTCAGCAATTTCCGAGAGAGGTTTCTCACTGCTGTTGCAAAACTTCGTACTGCAAAATGCCTTGGAAATTTGGATGGTGTTTTGCCCTCACAACGGCTTTCTGAGGTCGATCACAACAATGCCTGTTTTTTTACAGATATGACTGCCTTATAGAAAATTAAATCTGTTGACCCAACTATCCCAAACTTCTCCAACTTTGCAGGACTTCCAGCAGGAGATTGAATGGGGGCCTCATACCTGTGTGACACAAACCCAGACTTCCATGATTCAACCTTctgcaggtgtgggggacctttTGGCTCCCCGATGCTAAGGTACTACAAATCCCACACctgcttgggctgatggaagttgtagtccgaaacatctggagagtaggCTACCATGCTGGGGAAACTGGGTATCTTCTGAAGGACACCTGCTTCCCAAAAGTTCAGTCCAATGTAGGGAAATGCAAAGGAAGCCAGCTTTTcccatgaaaagaaagaaagaaaaaacaaatttcTACAGTTCGGCTGGCCTAATGAAGAGATTATTGACCATAGATTTTGAATAGGtttaatgcatgggtaggcaaactaaggcctgggggccggatctggtccaatcgccttctcaatccggcccacggatggtccgggaatcagcttgtttttacatgagtagaatatgtgcttttgtttaaaatgcatctctgggttatttgtggggcataggaattcattcattccccccccccaaaaaaccatataGTCCAGCCTCCTACAAGGtctcagggacagtggaccggccccctgctgaataagtttgctgacccctggtaatGGGATGTGCCAGAAACAACTCTGGAcctttcacacacaaaacaaggaCCAGCACTTCTCTGTTCGTCAATTCCAAGTGTCTGCATTGGCTCTTTAACTTGACACAtattgcccccaccccacacagtGCAAGGCTATTTGACATACCCTGCAATTTCCCCTGCTATTTCCCCTCTCTTTGGAAGGGGTCGGGCGCCATCATAGCTCATTGGCAGTGCCCAATATTTTCTTTGGCCACCACAGGTGCCCAGcccaatccctagcatctccaggttttGTAGTGCATTTGCTCCCAAAGAATCGAGCCCTTGGACAGACCTCTTCCTCCTGGGACCACGGCCGGGTGAGCTGATGGAGCGGCTGGGCACTTTTTGTAACTTGGGATTCCTAGGGGGATTCCTACATtcctggaggcccccccccctcagcccagAAGAAGTTCAGAATTCACCTGTGCAGAGCCAGGTGAAAATTGGCAGGTAAGGATCTGGGGAGGGCCGGCTGCCAGCGCCCCTCCCTTTCAGGAGCAAAGTCAAAAGGGCCAGGCCTGGAGGGGCAGAGCTTTGCACCCGCACCCGCACCCCCACAGCTCAAAGTGGCCTCAGCCAAAAACTACATCACGGATGGAGGGCCGTTTAGTGGGAGAAGCAGGGGAGCTTCGTGGGGGTGGGATCCATAAGGAGCTGCGTTCACACCTTGGCAGCACCTTCCCGCCCCGAAGAATTCTGGGCGCGCCCGTTGGTCCGGGGCGCCTGGGAAGCGGCGCTCCACGAGGGGCAATGACGCGCGTCCAAAGTGCCGTGGGGACGCACTTCGAGGCGCGGTCCTGGCTGCGGGCAGAAGCGCAACCTCCAGGTCCAGGGGCAGTCTACCCGCGACGGCAAAAGCAGACGGGGGCAAAGGCGGATCCCCGACCTGCCACCTCCAGCCCCAGTCCCTCGGATGGGGGCGATCCCGTCTTCCCCGACTTAGAACCCCCGGCGCCCCGGCCCGCTTCCTCCCTCTCCGGGCGCGCTTTCCGTGCCAAGGGCGGCTCGGCGGGCGCTCTGCTCGCGCTCAGAGGCTCTCTCGTCACTTCCATTCATCCCCAGGCACTCACCGGGCAGAGAGTAGTCCCCGCAGATGCGACGCTGTTGGCGGGGCTGGTTGCCTGGccggccttccttccttccctccgtccgtccgtccgtggACTCCCGCCGTCGCCTCCGCCGCTGGACCGGCCCCCGCCTGACTCGCGCTCTCCTCCGCGGGCCGGGagggctgcaggacgctccgcccccgccccgccaTTGGCTGCGCTCTCGCTGGCGGGGAGCCCATTGGCCCGCCCAGGCCGCGCCCCCTCGGCCTCGCCGCACGTGAGCACCAGCTGCCGGCCCAGGCTGGGCGCGGGGAGGCGGAGaccgcgcggcggcggcggcggcgggacggGATCGCGGAGCGGAGGCGAACCGCGGGAAGGTTCGCGCGGCGGCGGCTCGGTTTCGCTTTTCGCGGCGACGTCTGGAGgagaagcatgtgcagagtggcttctttgtttttttaatcgaAAAATAAagtgaaggaaagggggaaagggggagggatgcTTGAAACTGTGACATAATACAATATGTGAATTTATAAGTAATATGGTTGTTCCAACAAGTGAATTCTTCTCTCTACAGTAGGATCAAAATGAGAAGGCTGTAggtgtttgggagggggggcagggggagcttttctttattttatttgatataaAGGATTTGGATGCCATTTCAGTACAATCGCGTATAAGCAGTCAAGAAGGatgcaaagggggtggggtgggggtggggaatcagttaAAGCTGCATAATCGAACTGCCTGTTAAAATTCCTGCTGGGATGAAGAAGTCCCCAGTAATATATAATTAttactggaagacaggagtgcctggcgtgctatggtccatggggtcacgaagagtcggacatgactaaacgactaaacaacaataatatataataatgataatatttataccctacccatctggctgagtttccccctcccctctgggcagcttccagcaggtataaaaacataataaaaaccgtcaaacattaaaaacatccctgcaaagggctgccttcagatgtcttttaaaagttgtgtacagtagttctttatctccttaacaTATGAAgggaggtgttccacagggagggagccactaccaagaaggccctccctCCCAGTTCAACATGGAGGGGGCCTGCTCTGACCTcaagtggaagggagttccacagaactGGGAGCAGTTCTGCGATTTAAACGCAGTAAAAATAAGTGAATGATAATAGATATAATCcaggatgcggcagctagactggtgattgggagcggccgccgagaccacataacaccggtcctgaaaaacctacattggctcccagtacgtttccgagcacaattcgaagtgttgaatgctgacctttaaagtcctaaacggcctcaagtccagtatacctgaaggagcgtctccacctccatccttctgcctggacactgaggtccagcaccgagggccttctacgagaagccaagttacaggcaaGTTACtgagaaggcagagggccttctcagtagtgacgcctgccctgtggaacggcctcccaccagatgtcaaagagaataacaattaccagacctttagaaggcatcttaaggcatccctgtttagggaagcttttaatgtttgatggattttctgtattttaatattttgttggaagccgcccagagtggctgggggaacccggccagatgggcgtggtataaatattattattattattattattattattattattattattattattattgatgggctcttcttatggtcttaagATGTGGCTGTTTTTATGGCTTCTGGTGCTTCTTGCCTTCTTTCCTGTGGACTGCCTGGTTGGGCGAGGGAGGCTGGCATCATCTGTGCAGGACTCAGACTGGGTGGGGGCACAAGGAAAGTTAGGCCAAAGGAATCcgcagaggaaggagcagaggttGTCTAAGGACAGCCCTGTGTGTGCTTCAGCAtccagagaaaggaagaggaagaggaggtggggaAGGAGTTCTTCAGAGGAGCCGCCTGCCCAGGTCGCTGCCTTCAAGAGATGCCAGgagcttgcttttttctttctaatttagGATAAACGACAAATTTGCCCATGTGATTGATGGGGCCAATAATATGGGAAGCAGCCATTTTAATTGAAACAGCAGTACCAAGAAATGGATAAAAAACATAAACAACAGGAGAGGCTGGTTTGATCCCACGGACGGGAACgcacagaggaaccagagacagaACCGTCACAGTGTGCTGACTGCCATCTTCAGAGAAACGTGCATTGCTtttaagatttttattattattatttcaaagccTTCTGTGGTGCTTTTTCGGCAAGGCTGCCCCTCGAAAGGGGTTTGCCAGCAAAGAAAACCATATAACAATGAAACCTTAAAatatccagttacaggtaggtagccgtgttggtctgagtcgaagcaaaataaaaaaattccttcagtagcaccttaaagaccaactaagtttatattttggtatgagctttcgtgtgcatgcacactctgtgtatctgaagaagtgtgcatgcacacgaaagctcataccaaaatataaacttagttggtctttaaggtgctactgaaggaatttttttatttttatttaaaatatccaGTTACATCCATATATAAAACCAGCGTGAGATAAAATAACCCATTTATCACCGCAACAGGAGACTCTGGCTGAGAGTCTTGATTTAGAACCCCAAGAAAAAGCCATCGGTGGAAATGGCAGAACAATGGCAATGTATTGGCCAGAGCGGAAGACTCTGCAGCCAGCAAGGCTTAAATCATGTGGCTTTTTCGTATTTCCCGCATGTGTTTGCAATTTCGATCCCCACATTGTTTCGATTCTTCTGTTGGCCAGAATGAACATTCATCTTTAATAGCTTTGACTTCTACACTCTGTCCTGCATTAGCtaatttgtagaatcatagagttggaggggacccccaggggacatctagtccagcccccggcaatgcaggtatcacagctaaagaatccccggcagatggccatccaacctctgcttaaaaacctgcaatgaaggagagaCCAGCAgcttccactattgaacagctcctaccctcagaaagttatttctaatgtttagtcggaatgcAACATTTGAAAAACCCAGCTGCTACATCAGAACAGGCCAATCATATCtgctgtttttcttaaaaaaatgtttaggggtacagtactctcattttcctactcatattgaaatactgaccCTCAGTGGggccaaacttaagattcacaaaatgtttaggggtatgcattccCCAGGGGAAAAAGCAccgaatacagtcatacctcggtttaattacgcttcggtttgagtattttccgtttaagtactctgtggacccgtctggaacagattaatccactttccattactttcaatgggaaacaaaataaaaaaattccttcagtagcaccttaaagaccaactaagtttttattttggtatgagctttcgtgtgcatgcacacttcatcagatacactggaacagaagtcgccagacccttatgtatattcagagggtggggggtgggggtgatgggaatgggtgatgggctgataggagtggtaaacctgttgatggctgttaacgactgttaatgactgcaattggtcttgtggagggggggagcaagggctgaggtactaaggaaagcttgatcatgtataatgagataagaatcctatgtctctgttcattccaggtggctccatggttttaagcttgctaatgagttgcaattcaataggaaagttcgcttcaggttaagtacagacttccggaaccaattgtgtacttaaactgaggtaccactctaccTGTGTCCATTAGAATGCAGATTGTGCCTGACCATTGGCTCTCAGAGCCAGAGGGGTCCCCCACCGCT
This region of Zootoca vivipara chromosome 11, rZooViv1.1, whole genome shotgun sequence genomic DNA includes:
- the LOC118077313 gene encoding uncharacterized protein LOC118077313 — protein: MGSPPARAQPMAGRGRSVLQPSRPAEESASQAGAGPAAEATAGVHGRTDGGKEGRPARQPAPPTASHLRGLLSARDADAGTEAAVTSVGPCSLPRGGTLLEHRHQTGPLQFWTASAAEPTQQGERVAAVSQDDLGGFEASPCRTKRSGMWRVDGACLESGAVVFPPGAKPCGPLAAQPRGRKERFMVQGRGKERSRSDGAGPSSEGACQLRKQCHGLPLLAVP